In Mycobacterium sp. Aquia_213, the sequence CGAGCAGAGCAATGCCGCGCTGTATGACTGCACCGAGATCGACGAGATCCTGACCCTGCGCGTGATGACGATGACCGACGACGAGAAGGCGCAGGCCCGGGCCACCGATCCGCGGGCGGCGCGGATCATCGACCAGTGCGACGCGATGTCGCCCGACGCGATGGCGCGCCTGCACGGCGTGCTGCGCGATCCGCACCGGCCCGGTATTCCCGCGGGCCTCGTCCCGGAGATTCCCGACGGGGTCGACTGGTGGGATCCGCTGGCCGACAATGCCGTTCGGCCCGAAATCGACGCGGTGCTGGTGAACGGGATCCGGGTCGCCCGGGGCAGCCGGGTCCGGTTACGGCCGCGGCGCAACGCCGACGCCCAGGACATCTTCGTCGCCGGCAAGACCGCCCGCGTCACGTCGGTGCACGAGGACGTCGAGGGCAACAAGCATGTCGGGGTGGTGGTCGAGGACGACCCGGCCGCCGAACTGCACGACTGGTACGGCCGCTACTTGTACTTCTCCCCCGACGAAGTCGAGCCGCTGCAAGCGGCACACAACAGCCCAACCCCTGAAAGGAGTTCGACATGGAAGTCGTAGGTTGGATATTCATCGCCGTCATCGCCCTGGTGGTAGGGATCGCGGTGATACTGGGAGTGGTGTCCATGCCCGATGCCCGGCGCTATCTCAAATTACGGCGGATGTAGCCGCATCGGAGACGGGGATGACCGCGCGCATCCTGGTAGCCGGGATCGGCAACATCTTCCTGGGCGACGACGGATTCGGCTCCGAAGTGGTCCGCCATGCCGGGCTGCCACAAGACAATCCGGGTGTCCGGGTGACCGATTACGGCATCGCGGGCATGCACCTGGCGTACGACCTGCTCGAGGACTGGGACACGCTGGTCCTCGTCGACGCGGTACCCAGCCGAGGCCGCCCGGGCACCCTGCACGTGTTCCAGGCCGACCATGACTATGGCTGCGCCACAGTTGGTTTCGACGGCCACAGCATGGATCCCGCCGCGGTGTTCGCCAGCCTGCGCGCACTCGGCGGCAATCCGCCCTACACGGTTGTCGTCGGATGCGAGGCCGGCAGCGTCGAGGAAGGCATCGGGCTCACCGACCCGGTCGCCCGGGCGGTACCGCGGGCCGTGCACGCGATCGGGGAGATCGTCGCCGCGCTACAGATTCCGACGGCCTGCCCGGTGCCCGAGGAGTGCTGAGATGTGTTTGGGGATACCCGGTCAGGTGATCAGGATGCTGGACGGCTACGAGGGCCAGCTCGCCCTGGTCGACGTCACGGGCGAGCAGCGCAAGGTCAACGTCGGCATGTTGCCGGAAGAGACATTCGAATGCGGTGACTGGGTGATCATCCACATGGGCTTCGTGGTCGAGAAGACGGATCGGGCCGGCGCCGAGCAGGCGATGGCCGGCCTCGAACTGATGGGCCGGGGCGGCGGCGATCCCACCCTCCTGGAGGGCGGTTGAGATGACCGACGCCCCCGTGCTGCTGCGGTCCGACTTCTCCGGTACCCAGGTCCGGCAGCGCTTCACCGTGACCGGTGTAGTTCAGGGGGTGGGTTTCCGGCCCTTCGTCCACCGGATCGCCGGCGAGCTCGGCCTGGCCGGGTTTGTCGGCAATGACTCCGGCGCAGTCTTTCTCGAGGTGCAGGGCGCACCCGCGCGGGTGCGGGAGTTCGGTCGCCGGCTGCATGACGAGGCCCCGCCGCTGGCCCGCATCGCCGCCGTGCACGTGACGGATTTGACGGCAGACACCGGTTGCGGGCCCGATTTCCGGATCGTGGCCAGTCAAACGATTGCGGGTGCCACCACACCGATTCCGCCCGACATCGCGGTGTGCGACGACTGCGTCGCCGAGCTGTTCGACCCGCGCAACCGGCGCTACCGGCATCCGTTCGTCACGTGCACCAACTGCGGACCGCGCTTCACCATCATCCGCGAATTGCCGTATGACCGCCCGGCCACCACGATGTCGGCGTTCCCGATGTGCACGCAATGTGCGGCCGAATACCACGATCCCGCCAATCGCCGGTTCCACGCCCAG encodes:
- a CDS encoding DUF6893 family small protein — its product is MEVVGWIFIAVIALVVGIAVILGVVSMPDARRYLKLRRM
- a CDS encoding hydrogenase maturation protease, whose product is MTARILVAGIGNIFLGDDGFGSEVVRHAGLPQDNPGVRVTDYGIAGMHLAYDLLEDWDTLVLVDAVPSRGRPGTLHVFQADHDYGCATVGFDGHSMDPAAVFASLRALGGNPPYTVVVGCEAGSVEEGIGLTDPVARAVPRAVHAIGEIVAALQIPTACPVPEEC
- a CDS encoding HypC/HybG/HupF family hydrogenase formation chaperone, whose protein sequence is MCLGIPGQVIRMLDGYEGQLALVDVTGEQRKVNVGMLPEETFECGDWVIIHMGFVVEKTDRAGAEQAMAGLELMGRGGGDPTLLEGG